The Amycolatopsis coloradensis sequence CCCCGAGGCAGAAGACCCGCGAGACCGGCGAGCGTGTCGACGTCCCGCCGCAACGCGGCCCGGACCAGGCCGGTCGCGGGCCAGCGCGGAGACGGCACCGGGGGAAGCCTGTCCGGCACCCGCCGGACGTGCGCGGCGACGACGGCGTCGCCACCGGGCGCGCCGGCCACCGCGTCGAGGATCGCCTTCGCCGGGATGCCCGCCCCGAGCATGGCCACCGCTTCGGCCCCCGCCGACGTGCCGACCAGGACGTCCGCCTCCCGCGGGTCCCAGCCGGCCTTGGCGTGCAGCGCGTCAAGGACCGCGGCCGTCCAGGCGAACCCCAAGGTTCCGCCGCAGCCGAGCACCAGCGCTCTAGCGGAATGACGTGTCATTTCCGGAACGGTATGTCAATTGAACGCCGGAGGCAATAAGCTGGCGGAATGACGACGGAGATCCCGGTCAGCAGGGCCGCACGGAAGAAGCAGGAACTACGGCGCGAGATCGTGGAGACCGCGTTCGACTGCTTCGCCGAACGGGGCTACCACGCGACGGGGATCGCCGACATCGCCGCCCGGCTGGGCATCGGGCACGGCACCTTCTACCGGTACTTCCAGAACAAACGGGACATCGTCGACCACGTCATCACGGACCTGGTCGAGAAGGTGGTCGGCGCGCTGGCCGCGGACAACGCGCCGGACGCGGTCAACAGTCTCGCCGAGTACCGCAGGCAGAGCGCGCGGATCGGCGACGCACTCGCCCGGATCTTCGGCAGCGACCCGCGGATGGCCCGGTTCCTCCTGCTCGAAGCGGCGGGTATCGACGCCGAGATGCGGGAACGGGTGCTGGACTTCTACGAGACCGCCGCCGAGCTGACCGCCGGCTACCTGCATCACGGCGTCCGCCTCGGCTATCTGCACGAGGACCTGGACGTCGACTCCACCGCCCGCGCGATCAACGGCATGATCCTCGCGTCGATCCTGTCCGAGCTGCGGGACCCGTCACCGGAGCGGCAGGCCGCGATGAGCCGCGCGGTCCGCCGGGTCATGTACGACGGGATCGCCGCACCTCGCTAGGAAACCGGCCGGCCGGCCCGGTTTGGCGCACCAGTAGGCGGGGGCTGGGCACTGCCGGTGGGCCGGACTCCATTGAACCGGCCCCGGCGGCCGCGGTCTACCGGCGAAAACGCAGAACCGCACCGACGGAAACGAACTTCACCGCTTACGCAAAGTGTCACTGGGCGACTCGCCGAAGGCCGCACGGTACTGCGCGCTGAACCGGCTGCCGCCCAGGAAACCCCATTTCGCCGCGACACCGGTCACCGTCGTGCCCCCGCCGGGCTCGGCGTCGCGGAGTTCGGCTCTGGCCCGGTCCAGCCGGACCCGGCGCAGATAGGCCATGGGGGTGGTGTCCAGATGTCGCCGGAACGCCAATTGCAGGGCACGCACCGAGACCCGGCAGGCGCGCGCGATGTCGGCGACGCCGAGGTCGAGATCCGGATTCGCCTCCAGGAAGGCGATCCCGCGGCGTACGGTGTCCGGGACGGCGTCCCTGCGGTCACAAGGACGACCGTCGCCCGTGCCCGCGGTGAAGGTGTCCAGTGCCATGGCGGCCATCAGCCTGCCCGCCGCGCCGAGCACCAGCGGGCCGTTCTCCACGTCCGGTTCGGAGAACAGCCCGGTCATGTACTCGACAGTCCGGCGCCATCGCTGCGCCTTCTCCAGGCTCACCGGCTCGTAGCGCAACCGCTCGATCGCCGCGCCGTCCTGCGCTGGATCGATCCCGGCGAACAGCGACAGGTCGATACTGGTTATCTGCAACCGCGAGCCGTGCATTCCCGTCCGGTAACCGCTGCCGGGGTGCGAGGCGACGAATACGTCGCCGGCGGCCAGCCTTCGGTCGCCGAAACTGTCCTCTACCTGCACTTCACCGCCCAGCACACGCAGGAGCACCACTTTGCCCAGCGGCTGGATGACGATCTCGGTGGTCAGCGTGTTGTGCAGGAGGTCGATCTGCACGTCCCCCACATCACACCGGTTGTGCTCGAATCGGTAGTTTTCGACGCTGCCCCGGACCCGCAACCGGTTGTCGCGGTAGGCCTCGGCGATCAGGGCACACGCCTGCTCCGGATCGGTGGTCGCGAACTCCGTCAGTACCGGTTCGTACATGGGATCACGTCTTCTTTCCGTTCGCTTATAACGAAAAGTCCGCCGCCGGAACGTTACCGCCACCCGGCGGGCACTACCAGGTGCACATCGGCGTCATCCGGCTGGTCGGAACGGACCATCCGCGCGATCGAGGATGGCCCTGGCCCGTGCTTCGACCGGCTTGTCGACCATCTGGCCGCCCGCCACGGCCACCGAGCCGTCCCCGGCGTGCGCGAGCACGTCCCGCGCCCACTCGTTTTCGCTGTCCGACGGGGCCAGCCCACGATTCGCGGCGGCGACCTGGCGTGGATGCACGCAGAGCTTCCCGGTGTACCCGAGGGTTTTGGCGTGGTCGATATCCGCGGCGAGCGCGGCCTCGTCGTCGAGTGCCGTGGTGACACCGTCGATCGGAGCCGGCCTCCCCGCGGCCACCGTTTCCATCAGCGGGAGGATCGGGACACCCGGCAACCGCCCGGCGAGGAAATCGCGGCGGATGTCGCGGACGGAACCCTGAGAGCGGCTCCGGTGT is a genomic window containing:
- a CDS encoding helix-turn-helix transcriptional regulator; the encoded protein is MYEPVLTEFATTDPEQACALIAEAYRDNRLRVRGSVENYRFEHNRCDVGDVQIDLLHNTLTTEIVIQPLGKVVLLRVLGGEVQVEDSFGDRRLAAGDVFVASHPGSGYRTGMHGSRLQITSIDLSLFAGIDPAQDGAAIERLRYEPVSLEKAQRWRRTVEYMTGLFSEPDVENGPLVLGAAGRLMAAMALDTFTAGTGDGRPCDRRDAVPDTVRRGIAFLEANPDLDLGVADIARACRVSVRALQLAFRRHLDTTPMAYLRRVRLDRARAELRDAEPGGGTTVTGVAAKWGFLGGSRFSAQYRAAFGESPSDTLRKR
- a CDS encoding helix-turn-helix domain-containing protein translates to MTTEIPVSRAARKKQELRREIVETAFDCFAERGYHATGIADIAARLGIGHGTFYRYFQNKRDIVDHVITDLVEKVVGALAADNAPDAVNSLAEYRRQSARIGDALARIFGSDPRMARFLLLEAAGIDAEMRERVLDFYETAAELTAGYLHHGVRLGYLHEDLDVDSTARAINGMILASILSELRDPSPERQAAMSRAVRRVMYDGIAAPR